In the genome of Streptomyces sp. Tu 3180, the window AGGAGTCGAGCCGCCGCCCGGTGGTGAGCCGGATCGGGTACTGCTCGTCGGTGAGGTCGACCGGCGGATCGTGCCGCACGATCCCGAACGGCGCGGGCCTGCCCCGCCGCACCGGGTCCCTCTCCCACAGCCGGCCGTGCAGATAGGTCGGTTCGAGCGCGCCGGTGCTCGGGCACGGCCACTGGATGCCCTGGTGCTCCTCCAGGCGCTCGTACGTCATCCCGTAGTGGTCCGGCGAGACCGAGCGCAGCTCGTTCCAGACGGTCTCGGCGTCGGCGTACTTCCAGCCGTGGCCCAGACGGGCGGCGAGGTCGCAGATGATGTCGATGTCCTCGCGCGCCTCGCCGGGCGGGGCGACCGCCCTGCGGACGCGCTGCACCCGCCGCTCGCTGTTGGTGGTGGTGCCCTCGGTCTCCGCCCAGCCGGCGGTCGCGGGCAGGACCACGTCCGCGAGCTCGGCGGTCCTCGTGAGGAAGATGTCCTGCACGACGAGGAAGTCCAGTCGCCGCAGCCGCCGTACGGCCTGTTCGCTGTCCGCCTCCGACTGGGCCGGGTTCTCGCCGATGCAGTAGACGGCCCGCAGCGAACCGTCCTCCATGGCCTCGAACATCTCCGTCAGGTTCAGCCCGTAGCGGGGCTGGATGACGGTGTTCCAGGCGGACTCGAACTTCAGCCGGACCTCCGCGTCGAGGATGTCCTGGAAGCCGGGCAGGCGGTTGGGGATCGCGCCCATGTCGCCGCCGCCCTGCACGTTGTTCTGGCCGCGCAGGGGCTGCAGGCCGGAGCCGTAGCGGCCGACGTGCCCGGTGAGCAGGGAGAGGTTGATCAGGGCGCGGACGTTGTCGGTGCCGTTGTGGTGCTCGGTGATGCCGAGGGTCCAGCACAGCTGGGCGCGCTCGGCGCGGGCGTAGGCGTGCGCCAGCTCCCTGATGGCGGCGGCCGGTACGCCGGTCACCTTCTCGGCGAGGGACAGCGTCCACGGCTCGACGAGCGCCGCGTACTCCTCGAACCCGGTGGTCGCCCGCCGGACGAACGCCTCGTTGACCAGGCCCGCGTGGATGATCTCGCGGCCGATCGCGTGCGCCATCGGGATGTCGGTGCCGACGTTCAGCCCGAGCCAGCTCTCCGCCCACTCGGCGGTGGACGTCCGGCGCGGGTCGACCGCGTACATCCGGGCGCCGCCCCGGATGCCCCTCAGCACGTGCTGGAAGAAGATCGGGTGCGCGAAGCGGGCGTTGGAGCCCCACATCACGATGACGTCCGTGTGCTCGATCTCCTCGTACGACGACGTCCCGCCGCCGGAGCCGAACGCGGCCGACAGACCGGCCACGGACGGGGCGTGGCAGGTGCGGTTGCAGGAGTCGACGTTGTTGGTGCCCATGACGACCCGGGCGAACTTCTGCGCCACGTAGTTCATCTCGTTGGTCGCGCGGGCGCAGGAGAACATCCCGAACGCGCCGCGCGCGGCGCCGAGTCCGCGGGCGGCCCGGTCCAGGGCCTCCTCCCAGGTCGCCCGCCTCAGCGGCTCGTCGCGGGAGTCCCTGACCAGGGGGTGGGTGAGCCGGGTGTAGGTCTTCGGCCGACGCTTCCTCATGCGGCGCTCCTCAGCGCGAGCAGGTCCGAGATGGCGTGCACGGTGCGCAGGGTGGGCACCTCCACGCCGGTGGTCTCCGCGAGCTCGACGACCGCGGCGAGCAGCACGTCGAGTTCCAGCGGTTTGCCGCGCTCCAGGTCCTGGAGCGTGGAGGTGCGGTGGTCGCCGACCTTCTCGGCGCCCGCGAGCCGGCGCTCGATGGAGACGCCGACCTCGCAGCCGAGGGCCTCGGCGACCGCCAGGGTCTCGGCCATCATCGTCTCGATCACCCGGCGGGTGCCGCCGTGCGCGCACATCTGCCGCATGGTGGCGCGGGCCAGGGCGCTGATCGGGTTGAAGGAGATGTTGCCGAGCAGCTTCAGCCAGATGTCGTTGCGCAGGTCCGGCTCGACCGGGCACTTCAGGCCGCCGGCCCGCATGGCCGCGCCGAACTCCAGGCAGCGCGCCGAGACGCTGCGGTCGGGCTCGCCGACGGAGAACCGGGTGCCCTCCAGATGCCGGACGACGCCCGGGCCCTCCAGCTCGGTGGCCGCGTAGACGACGCAGCCGACGGCCCGTTCGGGCGCGAGCACCGCACTGACCGCGCCGCCCGGGTCCACGCTCTCGATGCGGTGGCCGTCCCAGGGACCGCCGTGCCGGTGGAAGTACCACCAGGGAATGCCGTTCTGGGCGGCGACGACCGCCGTGGTGTCGTGCAGCAGGGGGGCGATCAGCGGCCCGCACGCCGCGTACGCGTGGGCCTTCAGGCCCAGGAAGACGTGGTCGACCGGGCCGACCTCGGCCGGGTCGTCGGTCGCGCGGGGGTGTGCGGTGAAGTCGCCGCGTGGGCTGTGCACCCGCACGCCGTGCCGCCTCATGGCCGCCAGGTGCGGTCCACGGGCGATGAGGTGCACGTCGGCACCCGCGCGGTGGAGCGCGGCGCCGACGTAGGCGCCGATGGCCCCGGCGCCGAGGACTGCGACTTTCACGGGAACGCTCCGTTCGGTTCGAGGGATACCGCGGAGGTGGCTGTCGGCGCCGGAGCGCGGGGCGCCGGACGATGTCGACGAAATATTGTCTACAGTATGGAGATGGGTGCGACAAGGGTGCGCGCGACCGTTCGTCGCCCTCCGCGTACCGTTCACCGCATACGGTCGACCTGACGCCTTCTCAACTCCGGCCGCGTTTCCTACCGTCCGGGATCATGAGTCCCCCCGTCGCACCCCCCGGGTGGAGCCGCTGGCTGGTTCCGCCCGCCGCCCTCTCCGTTCACCTCTCCATCGGCCAGGCCTACGCGTGGAGCGTGTTCAAGCCGCCGCTGGAGTCCGCGCTCGGCCTCAGCGGCACCCAGAGCGCGCTGCCCTTCCAGCTCGGCATCGTCATGCTCGGCCTGTCCGCCGCCTTCGGCGGCACCCTCGTCGAACGCAACGGCCCGCGCTGGGCGATGACCGTCGCCCTGGTCTGCTTCTCCTCCGGCTTCCTGCTCTCCGCCCTCGGCGCGGCCACCGGGCAGTACTGGCTGATCGTCCTCGGCTACGGCTTCGTCGGCGGCATCGGCCTCGGCATCGGGTACATCTCGCCGGTGTCGACGCTCATCAAGTGGTTCCCGGACCGGCCCGGCATGGCCACCGGCATCGCCATCATGGGCTTCGGCGGCGGCGCGCTGATCGCCTCGCCCTGGTCGGCGCGGATGCTCGAGTCCTTCGGCACCGACGGCGACGGCATCGCGCTCGCCTTCCTCGTGCACGGGCTGACCTACGCGGTGTTCATGCTGCTCGGCGTGGTGCTCGTACGGGTGCCGCGCACCGAGCGGCCGGTGGCCGGCGGCCCCGCCGTCCTCACCGGACCGCAGGTCTCGGCCCGCGGCGCCGTGCGCACCCCGCAGTTCTGGCTGCTGTGGATCGTGCTCTGCATGAACGTCACCGCCGGCATCGGCATCCTGGAGAAGGCCGCGCCGATGATCACCGACTTCTTCGCGGACACCTCCGCCCCGGTGTCGGCGACGGCCGCGGCCGGCTTCGTCGCGCTGCTGTCGGCGGCGAACATGGCGGGCCGCATCGGCTGGTCGTCCACCTCCGACCTGATCGGCCGGAAGAACGTCTACCGCCTCTACCTGGGCGCCGGCGCACTGATGTACGCGCTCATCGCCCTGTTCGGCGACTCCTCCAAACCGCTGTTCGTGCTGTGCGCGCTGGTGATCCTCTCCTTCTACGGCGGCGGCTTCGCGACGGTCCCGGCGTATCTGAAGGACCTGTTCGGCGCCTACCAGGTCGGCGCGATCCACGGGCGGCTGCTCACCGCCTGGTCCACGGCCGGCGTGCTCGGACCGCTGATCGTGAACTGGGTGGCCGACCGGCAGGAGGAGGCGGGCCGGCACGGCTCGTCGCTGTACGGGCTGTCGCTGCTGATCATGATCGGACTGCTGGTCGTCGGCTTCGTCGCCAACGAGCTCGTCCGCCCCGTCCATCCCCGCCACCACGTCCCGGAACCCGACACGGTGAAGGAGGCCGCCGATGACCGGCGACAGCAGCCAGAGTCCGCCTAGCCCCGGCCGCCGCGGGCTGATCGCCCTCGCCTGGCTGTGGGTGGGGGTGCCGCTCGCCTACGGCCTCTACGAGCTCGTGCGGAAGGCGACGCAGTTGTTCACCGGGTGACCGCGGCGCGCCGGGCGGCCGGGTGCGGGGCCTGACCGAAGCCGACAAGCCCGGCACCCGTTTCCTGTCGCTTCACCTGCCCTCGTACCCGTGAGTCACTGATCAGACTGGTGCATCCCGCAACCGGACCAGAGGGGGCCCATTCATGATCGGCTCGCGCATCGCCGCCGTCGGCCACTACCAGCCCGCCAGGGTGCTCACCAACGAGGACCTGGCGGGCATGGTCGACACCAGCGACGAGTGGATCACGAGCCGGGTGGGCATCCGCACCCGTCACATCGCCGGCCCCGACGAGCCGGTCGACGAACTGGCCGCGCACGCCGCCGCCAAGGCCCTGGCGGCGGCCGGCCGCGCCCCCGCCGACATCGACCTGGTGGTGGTCGCCACCTCCACCGCGATCGACCGCTCGCCCAACATGGCCGCCCGGGTCGCCGCGCGCCTCGGCATGCCCGGGCCGGCGGTGATGGACCTCAACGTGGTCTGCGCCGGGTTCACCCACGCGCTGGCCACCGCCGACCACGCCGTGCGGGCCGGCGCCGCGGGCCGCGCCCTGGTGATCGGCGCCGACAAGATGTCCGACGTGGCCGACTGGACCGACCGCTCCACCTGCGTCCTCGTCGGTGACGGCGCGGGGGCCGCGGTGGTGGAGGCCGCCGGGGAACCCGGGATCGGGCCCGTGCTGTGGGGATCGGTGCCCGAGATGGGGAACGCGGTGCGGATCGAGGGGACGCCGCCGCGGTTCGCGCAGGAGGGGCAGAGCGTCTACCGCTGGGCGACCACCCGGCTGCCGTCCATCGCCCGCCGGGCCTGCGAGAAGGCGGGAGTGGCCCCCGAGGAACTCGCCGCGGTCGTGCTGCACCAGGCCAACCTGCGGATCATCGAGCCCCTCGCGCTCAGGATCGGCGCGGTCCACGCCGTCGTCGCCCGTGACGTCACCGAGTCCGGCAACACCTCGGCCGCGAGCATCCCGCTCGCCTTCTCCAAGCTGGTCGAGCGGGGTTCGGTGTCGACCGGCGATCCCGTGCTGCTGTTCGGCTTCGGCGGGAACCTGTCGTACGCGGGACAGGTCGTCCGCTGTCCCTGAGCGCTCCCCGCGCGGGTGTGACGAGGCCGACTCCCCGCCCCCTGGCACGTGCGCGCCGTAGACTGTAGACGAAAGACAATCACTACCGGCGCTGCGGCGGTGCACGGTTCTGCCGAGGAGGGACCGCGATGTTGTCGACAGGACTGCCCCAGGGGGCGGTGCCCAGGCTCGAACGGCCCGGCCCGCTGCGCGACCGCGTCTACGAGGCGCTGCTCGAACTCATCACCACCCGCGCCCTCCAGCCCGGCCAACACCTGGTCGAGAGCGAACTCGCCGGCCACCTCGGGGTCTCCCGCCAGCCGGTGCGCGAGGCGCTGCAGCGGCTCAACACCGAGGGCTGGGTGGACCTGCGCCCGGCGCAGGGCGCGTTCGTGCACGAGCCGACGGAGGAGGAGGCCGACCAGCTGCTCACCGTCCGCACGCTGCTGGAGGCCGAGGCCGCCCGGCTCGCCGCGCTCAACGCGGACGGCGCGGGCGTCGAGGCCCTGGAGGAGATCCTGGCGCAGGGTCTCGAAGCCGTCGCCTCCGACGACGTGGACGCCGCCGTCGCCCTCAACGCCCGCTTCCACGCCACGGTCATGGAGCTGGCCGGCAACGCGGTGCTCGCCGAGCTCGCCGCCCGGGTCGACCGGCGCGTGCGCTGGTACTACACGCCGATCGCCCGGCAGCGCGGCGGACAGTCCTGGGTCGAGCACCGTGACCTGATCGCCGCCATCGCGGACCACGACGAGCAGCTGGCCACCCGGCTCATGCGCGAACACACCGAGCACACCCGGCGTTCGTACCACGCGCGGACGAAGTCCTAGCCCCGCGGCGCCGGGGGGCCCGGCCGTGCGCACGGCCGGTCGCCGCGCCGGAGGATCCGGACGCTCCGGGACTTCTTTGTCCTGCGAGTGGAAAAAGTCGGGGGCAATTCCTGCGCGACTTCTTCCCACCCCGGGCAGCCGCTGCTACTTTCCCTCCGAAAGCACGCCACGACGTGGCCGGGATCCGGCACGCACAGGCCGATTGAGGCGGGGAGGGGCTCGTGAGACGTATGACGGCGCGACCCGCGAACGCCCACCAGGCCCGCCTGCTCCGGCTGCTGCGCGACGGCGGTCCCAACTCCCGTGCCCAGCTGGGCGACCAGGTCGACCTCTCGCGGTCGAAGCTGGCCGTGGAGGTGGACCGGCTGCTGGAGACGGAACTCGTCGTGGCCGACGGACTCGCCGCCTCGCGCGGCGGCCGGCGGTCCCACAACATCCGGCTCAACCCGCGCCTGCGTCTCCTCGGCGTCGACATCGGCGCGACCTCGGTCGACGTCGCCGTCACCAACGCCGAGCTGGAGATCCTCGGACACATCAACCAGCCCATGTACGTCCGCGAGGGGCCGGTCGCGGTCTTCGAACAGGTACTGGCCATGGCCGCCAAGCTGAGGGCCTCGGGGCTCGCGGAGGGGTTCGACGGCGCCGGCATCGGCGTCCCCGGTCCGGTCCGCTTCCCCGAGGGCGTCCCGGTGGCCCCGCCGATCATGCCGGGCTGGGACGGCTTCCCCGTGCGGGAGGCGCTCAGCCAGGACCTCGGCTGCCCGGTCATGGTCGACAACGACGTGAACCTGATGGCGATGGGGGAGCAGCACGCGGGCGTCGCCCGCACCGTCGCCGACTTCCTCTGCGTCAAGATCGGCACCGGCATCGGCTGCGGCATCGTCGTCGGCGGTGAGGTCTACCGCGGGACGACGGGCAGCGCGGGCGACATCGGGCACATCCAGGCCGTGCCCGACGGCCGCCCGTGCGCCTGCGGCAACCGGGGCTGCCTGGAGGCGCACTTCTCCGGCGCGGCCCTCGCCCGGGACGCCATGGAGGCCGCCCAGCAGGGGCTCTCCGCCGAACTCGCGAGCCGCCTGGAGACCAACGGCACGCTCAGCGCCGTCGACGTCGCCGCGGCGGCCGCCGCGGGGGACGCGAGCGCCCTCGACCTGATCCGCGAGGGCGGCAACCGCACCGGCCAGGTCATCGCCGGCCTGGTCAGCTTCTTCAACCCCGGCCTGGTGGTGATCGGCGGCGGGGTGACCGGCCTCGGCCACACCCTGCTCGCCGCGATCCGCACCCAGGTCTACCGCCAGTCACTGCCCCTGGCGACCGGCAACCTGCCCATCGTCCTGGGCGAACTGGGCCCCACCGCCGGCGTCATCGGCGCGGCCCGGCTCATCAGCGACCACCTGTTCTCACCCGCGTAGGACCCACCGCACCGCACCACCACCGCACGTCCCACCGGCACCACCCCGCTGCTCCGCCCTGCCCTGACAACGTTGGCCCGACCGTGCCCTGAACCGGCCGCACGCCCGCCGAGGGGAATCCGCATGGCACCAGAACCACCGCTGCTCAGCATGTCCGGCATCACCAAGTCGTTCCCCGGAGTCCGGGCCCTGGACGGCGTCGACCTCGACGTCCAGGCCGGTGAGGTGCACTGCCT includes:
- a CDS encoding beta-ketoacyl-ACP synthase III, producing MIGSRIAAVGHYQPARVLTNEDLAGMVDTSDEWITSRVGIRTRHIAGPDEPVDELAAHAAAKALAAAGRAPADIDLVVVATSTAIDRSPNMAARVAARLGMPGPAVMDLNVVCAGFTHALATADHAVRAGAAGRALVIGADKMSDVADWTDRSTCVLVGDGAGAAVVEAAGEPGIGPVLWGSVPEMGNAVRIEGTPPRFAQEGQSVYRWATTRLPSIARRACEKAGVAPEELAAVVLHQANLRIIEPLALRIGAVHAVVARDVTESGNTSAASIPLAFSKLVERGSVSTGDPVLLFGFGGNLSYAGQVVRCP
- a CDS encoding molybdopterin-dependent oxidoreductase; the encoded protein is MRKRRPKTYTRLTHPLVRDSRDEPLRRATWEEALDRAARGLGAARGAFGMFSCARATNEMNYVAQKFARVVMGTNNVDSCNRTCHAPSVAGLSAAFGSGGGTSSYEEIEHTDVIVMWGSNARFAHPIFFQHVLRGIRGGARMYAVDPRRTSTAEWAESWLGLNVGTDIPMAHAIGREIIHAGLVNEAFVRRATTGFEEYAALVEPWTLSLAEKVTGVPAAAIRELAHAYARAERAQLCWTLGITEHHNGTDNVRALINLSLLTGHVGRYGSGLQPLRGQNNVQGGGDMGAIPNRLPGFQDILDAEVRLKFESAWNTVIQPRYGLNLTEMFEAMEDGSLRAVYCIGENPAQSEADSEQAVRRLRRLDFLVVQDIFLTRTAELADVVLPATAGWAETEGTTTNSERRVQRVRRAVAPPGEAREDIDIICDLAARLGHGWKYADAETVWNELRSVSPDHYGMTYERLEEHQGIQWPCPSTGALEPTYLHGRLWERDPVRRGRPAPFGIVRHDPPVDLTDEQYPIRLTTGRRLDSYNTGVQSGGYSSPLRRGEHVELCPEDAERYGVVVGEEVRVTSRRGSVLAPVWIDTALRPGLAFMTFHFPDEVDTNRLTIEANCPIAGTAEFKASAIRIEKLPAASPATPVR
- a CDS encoding OFA family MFS transporter, producing MSPPVAPPGWSRWLVPPAALSVHLSIGQAYAWSVFKPPLESALGLSGTQSALPFQLGIVMLGLSAAFGGTLVERNGPRWAMTVALVCFSSGFLLSALGAATGQYWLIVLGYGFVGGIGLGIGYISPVSTLIKWFPDRPGMATGIAIMGFGGGALIASPWSARMLESFGTDGDGIALAFLVHGLTYAVFMLLGVVLVRVPRTERPVAGGPAVLTGPQVSARGAVRTPQFWLLWIVLCMNVTAGIGILEKAAPMITDFFADTSAPVSATAAAGFVALLSAANMAGRIGWSSTSDLIGRKNVYRLYLGAGALMYALIALFGDSSKPLFVLCALVILSFYGGGFATVPAYLKDLFGAYQVGAIHGRLLTAWSTAGVLGPLIVNWVADRQEEAGRHGSSLYGLSLLIMIGLLVVGFVANELVRPVHPRHHVPEPDTVKEAADDRRQQPESA
- a CDS encoding GntR family transcriptional regulator encodes the protein MLSTGLPQGAVPRLERPGPLRDRVYEALLELITTRALQPGQHLVESELAGHLGVSRQPVREALQRLNTEGWVDLRPAQGAFVHEPTEEEADQLLTVRTLLEAEAARLAALNADGAGVEALEEILAQGLEAVASDDVDAAVALNARFHATVMELAGNAVLAELAARVDRRVRWYYTPIARQRGGQSWVEHRDLIAAIADHDEQLATRLMREHTEHTRRSYHARTKS
- a CDS encoding ROK family protein, with product MTARPANAHQARLLRLLRDGGPNSRAQLGDQVDLSRSKLAVEVDRLLETELVVADGLAASRGGRRSHNIRLNPRLRLLGVDIGATSVDVAVTNAELEILGHINQPMYVREGPVAVFEQVLAMAAKLRASGLAEGFDGAGIGVPGPVRFPEGVPVAPPIMPGWDGFPVREALSQDLGCPVMVDNDVNLMAMGEQHAGVARTVADFLCVKIGTGIGCGIVVGGEVYRGTTGSAGDIGHIQAVPDGRPCACGNRGCLEAHFSGAALARDAMEAAQQGLSAELASRLETNGTLSAVDVAAAAAAGDASALDLIREGGNRTGQVIAGLVSFFNPGLVVIGGGVTGLGHTLLAAIRTQVYRQSLPLATGNLPIVLGELGPTAGVIGAARLISDHLFSPA
- a CDS encoding 2-dehydropantoate 2-reductase, producing MKVAVLGAGAIGAYVGAALHRAGADVHLIARGPHLAAMRRHGVRVHSPRGDFTAHPRATDDPAEVGPVDHVFLGLKAHAYAACGPLIAPLLHDTTAVVAAQNGIPWWYFHRHGGPWDGHRIESVDPGGAVSAVLAPERAVGCVVYAATELEGPGVVRHLEGTRFSVGEPDRSVSARCLEFGAAMRAGGLKCPVEPDLRNDIWLKLLGNISFNPISALARATMRQMCAHGGTRRVIETMMAETLAVAEALGCEVGVSIERRLAGAEKVGDHRTSTLQDLERGKPLELDVLLAAVVELAETTGVEVPTLRTVHAISDLLALRSAA